One Clostridium estertheticum DNA segment encodes these proteins:
- a CDS encoding TerD family protein has protein sequence MTINLSKGQKIDLTKTNPSLKKAIIGLGWDTNKYSGGGDFDLDASAFLVGANGKTNDDLDFIFYNNLKHSSGAVIHTGDNRTGEGDGDDEQIIVEFSKIPKDIEKIAITVTIHDAIARAQNFGQISNAFVRVVNEETNEEVLRYDLSEDFSVETALVFCEIYRNNGEWKFSATGSGFQGGLSALCKNYGLDA, from the coding sequence ATGACTATTAACTTAAGTAAAGGTCAAAAAATTGATTTAACCAAGACTAACCCAAGTTTAAAGAAAGCAATTATAGGACTAGGGTGGGATACAAATAAATATTCAGGTGGGGGCGATTTTGATTTAGATGCCTCAGCTTTTTTAGTAGGAGCAAATGGAAAAACCAATGATGACCTAGACTTTATATTTTATAATAATTTAAAACATTCATCAGGAGCAGTTATTCATACTGGTGATAATAGAACTGGAGAGGGCGACGGAGACGATGAACAAATAATAGTTGAATTTTCTAAAATACCTAAAGATATTGAGAAAATTGCAATTACAGTAACTATACATGATGCAATAGCTCGTGCGCAAAATTTTGGTCAAATTTCTAATGCCTTTGTTAGAGTAGTAAATGAAGAAACTAATGAAGAAGTCTTAAGATATGACTTATCAGAGGATTTTTCAGTAGAAACTGCATTGGTATTCTGTGAAATATATCGTAATAATGGAGAATGGAAATTTAGTGCAACAGGAAGTGGTTTTCAAGGCGGACTTTCAGCCCTTTGTAAAAATTATGGTCTTGATGCGTAG
- a CDS encoding TerD family protein: protein MGINLQKGQRISLTKDNPGLKKTMVGLGWDPVKQQSKGLLGGLFGGSQAQIDCDASVFMLDENDKLKSKENIVYFGNLKSKCGSVQHMGDNLTGSGDGDDEQIMVDLSMVPQNIAKLVFVVNIYAAGQRKQHFGMIENAFIRLVNISDNKEMLRFNLTEEYSGKTGLYVAEIYRNNGEWKFIAVGEGDASAGLNEMSKKYQ from the coding sequence ATGGGAATAAATTTACAAAAGGGTCAAAGAATAAGTCTAACAAAAGATAATCCTGGTTTAAAAAAGACAATGGTTGGCCTGGGTTGGGATCCAGTAAAACAACAATCTAAGGGATTGCTTGGAGGCTTATTTGGAGGCAGTCAAGCACAAATAGATTGTGATGCATCTGTGTTTATGTTAGATGAAAATGATAAACTAAAATCAAAAGAAAATATAGTTTATTTTGGAAATTTAAAAAGCAAATGTGGTAGTGTTCAGCATATGGGAGATAATCTTACTGGAAGTGGTGATGGGGACGATGAGCAAATTATGGTTGACCTATCGATGGTACCTCAAAATATAGCCAAGCTAGTTTTTGTTGTTAATATCTATGCTGCAGGTCAACGTAAACAACATTTTGGTATGATAGAAAATGCTTTTATACGTTTAGTAAATATTTCAGACAACAAAGAAATGCTTCGTTTTAACTTGACAGAAGAATATTCTGGTAAAACTGGTTTATATGTGGCTGAAATTTATCGCAATAACGGAGAATGGAAATTTATAGCCGTGGGTGAAGGCGATGCTTCTGCTGGCTTAAACGAGATGTCAAAGAAATACCAATAA
- a CDS encoding calcium-translocating P-type ATPase, PMCA-type: MKYFNEQSSKVLEELKVDSSVGLSSSEIKQRLEKYGANEFTKQERGSIWDSIKEAIMEPMMIILLVAAVISALVGEGQDAIGIVCAVAIGIGIGIFTEGKSQKAADALSKMTENIEVKVTRNGKIVQVNKNDLVPGDIVLIETGDMVPADGRLVSSIDLMVREDMLTGESEDVSKDSEVIIGMENIKSKDKNIVQDPIPAKQLNMVFGGTLVAYGRASFVVTSTGDSSQMGEIAKNLEDSDLQTPLQAKLGDLGGKISKVSSAIAAILFIVMIIKMVLAKTISPDTSGIFAFLQSVEPIKTAFVVCVALIVAAVPEGLPTMINMTLAITMQKMAKINALVTKKEACETIGSVSVICSDKTGTLTQNRMTVEKVFLNGKFRERGELTESNNYFIDNCLVNSTADIEKDDSEVKYLGSATECALLLYNDACDYVQERQNATIAHQIPFSSKSKRMSTVIEEEEGSTVLTKGAPEIILELCKYEHINCMEVELDAARRSEILDEIEILQKKSMRVLGFAYGNISGEVAMASEQGTLEDDLVFTGFVGIRDPLRLDVKEAIETARKAGVATKMLTGDNINTAIAIGEELGLLEGNNRAVEATYIDTLSDEELRQEITTISIVARSKPDTKMRIVIALQSNGEVVAVTGDGINDAPALTKADVGIAMGIAGTEVSKNAADIILTDDSFGTIVKGLKWGRGIYENFQRFIQFQITVNIIAFLTAILSVVFDFQMPFTTIQLLWVNIIMDGPPALSLGLEPVRDAVLNRKPTNRNASIITKQMMKSMISNAIYITLVLMIQMKFDILGAGFPKQGVTGPNQMQTVLFALFAFSALFNAFNCREFGTDSIFPSLTKNTIFLKIIAGTAVAQIIVTEVFSKFFNAVSLSTTMWLKIIILSSLVIVVNEIVKLIMKSFTKKEQQTESESEEKIAA; the protein is encoded by the coding sequence ATGAAATATTTTAATGAGCAGAGCTCAAAAGTTTTAGAGGAGCTTAAAGTTGATAGCAGTGTTGGATTATCCAGTTCTGAGATTAAACAAAGACTAGAAAAATATGGTGCCAACGAATTTACGAAGCAAGAAAGAGGATCCATATGGGATAGCATTAAGGAAGCAATTATGGAACCTATGATGATAATACTTTTAGTTGCAGCTGTAATTAGTGCATTAGTTGGAGAAGGACAAGATGCGATTGGTATAGTATGTGCAGTAGCAATAGGAATTGGAATAGGAATTTTTACAGAAGGAAAATCACAAAAGGCTGCAGATGCACTTTCAAAAATGACAGAAAATATAGAGGTAAAAGTAACTCGTAATGGGAAAATTGTTCAAGTTAATAAAAATGATTTAGTACCTGGTGATATAGTTCTAATTGAGACTGGGGATATGGTACCAGCAGATGGAAGACTTGTTAGCAGTATAGATTTAATGGTTAGAGAGGATATGCTTACAGGAGAATCAGAGGATGTAAGCAAAGATTCTGAAGTTATAATTGGGATGGAAAATATAAAATCTAAGGATAAAAATATTGTACAAGACCCTATTCCAGCAAAACAACTGAATATGGTTTTCGGTGGAACGCTAGTTGCTTATGGTAGAGCTAGCTTTGTAGTTACTTCCACAGGAGATAGCTCTCAAATGGGAGAAATAGCTAAAAATCTTGAGGATAGTGATCTTCAAACACCGCTTCAAGCAAAACTCGGAGATCTAGGTGGTAAGATTTCAAAAGTTTCAAGTGCAATAGCTGCCATATTATTTATAGTTATGATTATAAAAATGGTCTTAGCAAAGACAATATCACCAGACACTTCCGGAATATTTGCATTTTTACAGTCTGTTGAACCTATAAAAACTGCTTTTGTTGTATGTGTTGCACTAATTGTTGCAGCTGTTCCAGAAGGACTTCCAACAATGATAAATATGACACTTGCAATTACTATGCAGAAAATGGCTAAGATAAATGCACTTGTTACTAAAAAAGAAGCTTGCGAAACAATAGGATCTGTAAGTGTGATATGCTCAGATAAAACAGGTACACTTACTCAAAATAGAATGACTGTAGAAAAAGTTTTTTTAAATGGTAAATTCAGAGAACGAGGAGAGCTAACTGAAAGTAATAACTACTTTATAGATAACTGTCTTGTAAATTCAACAGCAGACATTGAAAAGGATGATTCAGAAGTTAAATATTTAGGTAGTGCAACAGAATGCGCTCTTCTTTTATACAATGATGCTTGTGATTATGTACAAGAAAGACAAAATGCAACTATAGCTCATCAAATTCCATTTAGTTCAAAGAGTAAGAGAATGAGTACTGTTATAGAAGAAGAGGAAGGTTCCACGGTACTCACAAAGGGAGCCCCTGAAATTATCCTAGAGTTATGCAAATATGAACATATTAATTGTATGGAAGTAGAGCTAGATGCAGCTAGAAGAAGTGAGATATTAGATGAAATTGAAATACTTCAGAAAAAATCTATGCGTGTACTTGGTTTTGCATATGGAAATATAAGTGGCGAAGTGGCTATGGCATCCGAACAAGGCACTTTAGAAGATGATTTAGTGTTTACGGGTTTTGTAGGAATAAGAGATCCTCTAAGACTTGATGTTAAAGAAGCAATTGAAACTGCTAGAAAAGCAGGGGTTGCTACAAAAATGCTTACAGGAGACAATATTAATACCGCTATTGCTATAGGTGAAGAATTAGGTTTACTTGAAGGTAATAATAGGGCCGTGGAGGCTACTTATATAGATACCTTATCGGACGAAGAACTTAGACAAGAAATAACTACTATTTCAATAGTAGCACGTTCGAAACCTGATACGAAAATGAGAATAGTTATAGCGCTTCAAAGTAATGGAGAGGTAGTCGCTGTAACGGGAGATGGAATAAATGATGCTCCAGCTCTTACAAAAGCAGATGTAGGTATAGCTATGGGTATAGCTGGAACTGAAGTTAGTAAAAATGCAGCAGATATAATTTTAACAGACGATAGTTTCGGAACTATTGTAAAAGGGCTTAAATGGGGAAGAGGTATTTATGAAAACTTCCAAAGATTTATACAATTCCAGATAACAGTAAATATAATTGCATTCTTAACAGCAATTTTATCAGTAGTATTTGACTTTCAAATGCCATTTACTACAATACAACTCTTATGGGTAAATATTATAATGGATGGCCCACCAGCACTTTCCCTTGGACTGGAACCAGTAAGAGACGCTGTTTTAAACAGAAAGCCTACAAATAGAAATGCCAGTATTATAACTAAACAAATGATGAAAAGCATGATTTCAAATGCCATTTATATAACTTTAGTTCTAATGATTCAAATGAAATTTGATATATTGGGAGCTGGATTCCCAAAACAGGGAGTTACAGGACCAAACCAAATGCAGACAGTATTATTTGCATTATTTGCTTTTAGTGCATTGTTTAATGCATTTAACTGTAGAGAATTTGGAACAGATAGCATATTTCCGAGTCTTACAAAAAACACTATATTCTTAAAGATAATTGCGGGTACAGCTGTAGCACAAATAATTGTAACAGAAGTATTTTCAAAATTCTTTAATGCAGTATCTTTAAGCACCACTATGTGGCTTAAGATAATTATTTTATCCTCACTTGTAATTGTAGTAAATGAAATTGTAAAATTAATTATGAAGTCTTTTACAAAAAAAGAGCAACAAACTGAATCAGAATCAGAAGAAAAGATAGCAGCCTAG
- a CDS encoding HAD hydrolase family protein, with translation MIFASDLDSTLIYSSRHCTLINKEKLVPVDFYNNCNSSFITKSMQDKLEHINESMLFIPVTTRSAAQYMRMEYFYDVIRPKYAVVANGGIILKNGKELKAWSDISSAKINGVVSIDTMIKLCSFFLESDFVKSYKTCEDLFIYSIMDEEKLANTFLKGKIAIDYFEVLRIFCSKHNYSLSKQGKKVYIVPSCINKYDPIKYIMKLENINAFIAAGDSLLDYPMIEGSNYGIVPSHGELLKNLPVKKLKDTAYITKASGIFAGEEILDMVHEKFHEIKDIPQDKVRSCIG, from the coding sequence ATGATATTTGCCTCGGACCTTGATAGCACACTTATATATTCTTCAAGGCACTGCACCCTAATTAATAAAGAAAAACTTGTTCCTGTGGATTTTTATAATAATTGTAACAGTAGTTTCATTACTAAATCTATGCAGGATAAACTAGAGCATATAAATGAGTCTATGCTTTTTATACCTGTCACCACCCGCTCTGCAGCACAATATATGAGAATGGAGTACTTTTATGATGTAATAAGACCTAAATACGCAGTGGTAGCTAATGGAGGTATAATACTTAAGAATGGTAAAGAACTTAAAGCTTGGTCAGATATAAGTTCTGCAAAAATCAATGGTGTTGTATCTATTGATACAATGATTAAATTATGTAGTTTCTTTTTAGAAAGTGACTTCGTAAAATCCTATAAAACATGTGAAGATTTGTTTATATACTCCATTATGGATGAAGAAAAATTAGCTAATACCTTTTTAAAGGGAAAAATAGCAATAGATTATTTCGAAGTATTACGCATCTTTTGCTCAAAACATAATTATAGCCTATCTAAGCAAGGTAAAAAGGTATATATAGTTCCGAGTTGTATAAATAAATATGATCCTATAAAGTATATAATGAAGCTAGAAAATATAAATGCATTTATAGCTGCTGGTGATTCTCTACTAGACTATCCTATGATTGAGGGTTCAAACTATGGAATAGTACCCTCTCATGGTGAATTACTAAAAAATCTTCCCGTGAAAAAACTTAAAGATACTGCATATATTACAAAGGCATCTGGTATATTTGCAGGTGAAGAAATATTAGATATGGTCCATGAAAAATTCCATGAAATTAAAGATATTCCACAAGATAAAGTACGTTCCTGTATTGGTTAG
- a CDS encoding cysteine protease StiP family protein produces the protein MNQCIFSGSYSADDVVFLLKDISNLIVEQDNEFRENAIQSGIHYSEMLPIEYTPSKEYMDIFYSTLQSSKIKLASLVSILSEKIIEARGKNIVLVSLARAGTPIGILIKRYLKFKYDITIPHYSISIIRDKGIDKNALAHILKNHSPEEIQFIDGWTGKGVIQHTLTKACKDLYEQFNITLNSNLAVLSDPAHCTLIYGTREDFLIPSACLNSTVSGLVSRTVLNDKYISSDDFHGTKFYSELLPVDVSNFFIDEISNCFNDIDENYISELLDSPNTSEVATDIEFDGNFLNCKGLRDIESIKHKFHIDNINLIKPGIGEATRVLLRRIPWKILVDSFDNPNLLHIYKLAEEKHIPVEIYNDMCYSCCGIIKSKEKVDI, from the coding sequence ATGAATCAATGTATTTTTTCAGGAAGCTACTCCGCGGACGATGTTGTTTTTCTTCTTAAAGACATATCAAATCTTATAGTAGAACAAGATAATGAATTTAGAGAAAATGCTATTCAAAGTGGAATTCATTATTCCGAGATGTTACCAATAGAATATACTCCCTCAAAAGAATACATGGATATTTTCTATAGCACTCTACAAAGTTCAAAAATCAAACTAGCCTCTCTAGTTTCTATATTAAGCGAGAAAATTATAGAAGCACGAGGTAAAAACATTGTTTTAGTTTCCCTTGCTAGAGCTGGTACCCCTATAGGCATATTAATTAAAAGATACCTTAAGTTTAAATATGATATAACTATTCCTCATTACAGCATTTCCATAATACGTGATAAAGGCATAGACAAAAATGCCCTTGCCCATATATTAAAAAATCATTCGCCTGAGGAAATACAATTCATTGATGGGTGGACAGGCAAAGGTGTTATTCAACATACCTTAACAAAAGCTTGCAAAGATCTTTATGAACAATTTAATATAACCCTTAATTCAAACCTGGCAGTACTATCTGATCCCGCTCACTGCACACTTATTTATGGTACAAGAGAGGATTTTTTAATTCCAAGTGCTTGTCTTAATTCTACAGTTTCAGGGCTTGTAAGTAGGACTGTGCTAAATGATAAATATATTTCCAGTGATGATTTCCACGGTACCAAGTTCTATAGTGAATTATTGCCCGTGGATGTTTCTAATTTCTTTATTGATGAAATATCTAACTGTTTTAATGACATAGATGAAAATTATATATCTGAGCTTTTAGATTCGCCAAATACTTCCGAAGTTGCTACGGATATTGAGTTTGATGGTAATTTTTTAAACTGCAAGGGACTTCGCGATATTGAAAGTATTAAACATAAGTTTCACATTGATAATATTAATCTTATAAAACCGGGAATTGGAGAAGCCACAAGGGTACTTTTAAGGAGAATCCCTTGGAAAATACTAGTAGATTCTTTTGATAACCCTAATTTATTGCATATATATAAGTTAGCAGAGGAAAAGCATATCCCTGTAGAAATATATAATGATATGTGCTATTCTTGCTGTGGCATTATTAAATCTAAAGAAAAAGTAGATATATAA
- a CDS encoding phosphoribosyltransferase family protein, with the protein MENLTENYYNGSIQYNIDNRLKISLNINENKCNIPLSKLFTMSARENKKRDFLFVSKVIGKHMPMIPGTLKIIGGILARLWINERESSYHYPTTELVHTLISLDASRSMMDLNLKSEEKTMRNHNISVNLSNSNDILNTPIKLANKTLFIGFAETATGLAQAVFQNFSNASYIHTTREKITSIEPALFFNEEHSHAVEHSLFPYKQDFFNDFEDIVLIDDELTTGKSALNLIKCLPGKSFGILSILDWRDAISYKMFEDEKNINVRVCSLVKGDIQCSKSKNIVSDAITQSSSSTKLIPSKEHVFEIADSIEGFNKATGRFGLSSKDNSKVFEEIKSISEILKKERTTGNCLCIGTGEFIYLPCSISSKLGDNVFFHSTTRSPVHARNIDCYGNKNKVAFQSPEDDTITNYLYNIPDNFYNQVFFFSEKPLLKEKKEELNRLFSHFHVKSIIFVCWKG; encoded by the coding sequence ATGGAAAATCTCACAGAGAATTATTACAACGGATCAATTCAGTACAACATAGATAATAGACTTAAAATATCACTTAATATTAATGAAAACAAATGCAACATCCCCCTTTCAAAGCTTTTTACTATGTCAGCTAGAGAAAATAAAAAGAGAGATTTCTTGTTTGTAAGTAAGGTTATAGGTAAACATATGCCAATGATTCCAGGCACACTAAAAATTATAGGAGGCATCTTGGCGCGCTTATGGATTAATGAAAGAGAGAGCTCATATCATTATCCTACTACTGAATTAGTCCATACACTTATATCCTTAGATGCATCTCGGAGCATGATGGATTTAAATTTGAAAAGTGAAGAAAAAACAATGAGAAATCATAATATCTCTGTTAACCTAAGCAATTCAAATGATATTTTAAATACACCTATAAAACTTGCAAACAAAACTCTTTTTATAGGTTTTGCAGAAACTGCTACAGGTCTTGCTCAAGCAGTGTTTCAAAATTTTTCAAATGCTTCTTATATACACACTACACGTGAAAAAATAACTTCTATAGAGCCCGCACTATTTTTTAACGAAGAACATTCTCACGCAGTGGAACATTCACTTTTCCCTTATAAGCAGGACTTTTTTAATGATTTTGAAGATATAGTTTTAATAGATGATGAGCTTACTACAGGTAAATCTGCATTAAATTTAATAAAATGTCTTCCCGGGAAATCTTTTGGAATATTGTCCATACTAGACTGGAGAGATGCTATTAGCTATAAAATGTTTGAAGACGAAAAAAATATAAATGTTAGAGTATGTTCCCTAGTAAAAGGGGATATCCAGTGCAGTAAATCAAAAAATATTGTTAGTGACGCTATAACACAGTCTTCTAGCTCTACTAAATTAATTCCCTCTAAAGAGCATGTTTTTGAAATAGCTGATAGCATTGAGGGCTTTAACAAAGCTACAGGTAGATTTGGACTCAGTTCAAAAGATAATTCCAAAGTTTTTGAAGAAATTAAATCAATATCTGAAATACTAAAAAAAGAAAGAACTACTGGTAACTGTCTTTGTATAGGAACTGGAGAGTTTATATACTTACCTTGTAGTATAAGCTCAAAGCTTGGTGATAATGTATTTTTTCATTCCACTACAAGAAGCCCTGTTCACGCTAGAAACATAGATTGTTATGGAAATAAAAATAAAGTTGCTTTTCAAAGTCCGGAAGATGACACTATAACTAACTACCTTTATAATATTCCTGATAATTTTTATAATCAGGTATTCTTCTTTTCTGAAAAGCCACTACTCAAAGAGAAAAAAGAAGAACTCAATAGACTTTTTTCACATTTTCATGTTAAATCTATTATCTTCGTATGCTGGAAAGGCTAA
- a CDS encoding HpcH/HpaI aldolase/citrate lyase family protein, whose translation MRYFNDINNSQDIFFKTPSSYGLFSQREELSYALGACLYMPGTRENLFKDIVFSKSMGANTITLCIEDSVSSDEVVQAENNILGLFMRIELRLKEDSSFMDSLPLIFIRVRNVCQLQKLLNESSLIGLCGFIFPKFDAVLGEKYFSLLKEYNKSNKRTLYGMPILETPHIIHKETRIEELLRVKQIIDYYSEYVLNIRIGGTDFSGLYSLRRGKDFTVYDLAVVKDCISDIINVFKRDNYVISGVVYEYYSKILDFNNNILIKETLLDRTNGLVGKTVIHPTQVNVVNSLMVVSKENYIDATNIINSSLDGVIKSNYANKMNEVKPHEKWAKEILLKAKIMGVYEDGKSHRELLQRINSVQHR comes from the coding sequence ATGAGATATTTTAATGATATTAATAATTCACAAGACATTTTTTTTAAGACTCCTTCATCTTACGGGTTATTTTCGCAAAGAGAAGAATTGTCCTATGCACTAGGTGCATGTTTATATATGCCAGGAACAAGAGAAAATTTATTTAAAGACATAGTTTTTAGTAAAAGTATGGGGGCTAACACTATTACTCTTTGTATTGAAGATTCCGTTTCATCAGATGAAGTTGTACAAGCTGAAAATAATATTCTTGGCCTATTTATGAGGATAGAACTTCGTTTAAAAGAAGATTCTTCTTTTATGGACAGCCTTCCTCTTATTTTTATTAGAGTTCGAAATGTTTGCCAACTTCAAAAGCTACTTAATGAATCTTCCTTAATAGGGCTTTGTGGTTTTATTTTCCCTAAATTTGACGCGGTGCTTGGGGAAAAATACTTTTCTCTGCTAAAAGAATATAATAAATCTAATAAAAGAACACTATACGGAATGCCAATACTCGAAACCCCTCACATAATTCATAAAGAAACTAGGATAGAGGAACTTCTTCGTGTAAAGCAAATAATAGATTACTATAGTGAATATGTTTTAAACATTCGAATTGGCGGAACAGATTTTTCCGGATTATACAGTCTTAGACGTGGCAAAGATTTTACCGTATACGACCTCGCTGTAGTAAAGGATTGTATCAGTGATATAATCAATGTCTTTAAAAGGGATAACTATGTAATCTCTGGGGTTGTTTACGAATATTATAGTAAAATTTTAGATTTTAATAACAATATTCTTATTAAAGAAACTCTTTTAGATCGAACTAATGGATTAGTAGGTAAAACCGTTATACACCCAACCCAAGTAAATGTTGTGAATTCTCTTATGGTGGTTTCTAAAGAAAACTACATAGATGCAACTAATATTATTAATTCATCCCTGGATGGTGTAATTAAGAGCAACTACGCAAATAAAATGAATGAAGTAAAACCCCATGAAAAATGGGCTAAAGAAATATTATTAAAAGCTAAAATAATGGGGGTGTATGAAGATGGAAAATCTCACAGAGAATTATTACAACGGATCAATTCAGTACAACATAGATAA
- a CDS encoding AIM24 family protein, which translates to MFNFKNHQELTCIAEGDGHFFAKLGAMVAYKGSFTSEKVLLDTNSNQSLFKSVMNLASRKLSGENIPIMKVNGSGSYYMANRAQHVSIISLEPGQSIGVEGENLLAFTEGCKYGVRFMGSGVISQKGMFTSNLTAIGNNPQVAITTNGNPIILETPCTVDPDAVVCWTGPDPHFKTDVNWKTFLGQTSGESYMLEFNSRGETVIIQPFERASGLNVAID; encoded by the coding sequence ATGTTTAACTTTAAAAATCATCAAGAACTTACCTGTATCGCAGAGGGCGATGGACACTTTTTTGCAAAATTAGGTGCTATGGTTGCTTATAAGGGAAGTTTTACTTCTGAAAAGGTATTATTAGATACAAATAGTAATCAAAGCTTATTTAAATCTGTTATGAATCTAGCATCTAGAAAGCTTTCAGGAGAAAATATACCTATTATGAAAGTAAATGGTAGCGGTAGTTATTATATGGCAAATAGAGCACAACATGTTAGTATAATTTCACTTGAGCCAGGTCAGAGCATCGGGGTTGAAGGAGAAAATTTACTTGCTTTTACTGAGGGTTGTAAGTACGGAGTTAGGTTTATGGGGTCAGGTGTAATATCTCAAAAAGGCATGTTTACATCAAATTTAACAGCAATTGGAAATAATCCGCAGGTAGCAATAACCACCAATGGAAATCCAATTATTTTAGAAACACCTTGCACCGTGGATCCTGATGCAGTAGTATGTTGGACAGGTCCAGATCCTCATTTCAAGACAGATGTAAATTGGAAAACTTTCCTTGGACAAACCTCAGGTGAATCCTACATGTTAGAATTTAATTCTAGGGGGGAAACAGTAATTATCCAGCCTTTTGAAAGAGCCTCAGGGTTGAATGTTGCAATAGATTAA
- a CDS encoding TerD family protein, translated as MIIEGSNKKITSQKKQYGKLTVETSIRPENNSDIVMGAKQHKVQNNVQSGSNEGPKITAQTKVNGNALPHKNMEKRKLVDAGKSIKLGKGQKLSINQNAKNLSKLIVTLDYNAIVKGHNEFDLDVSVFMVDINDKTVEKDFIFYENMRSTCGGIVISSDHNTYLKDAYNECIQLDLNLIPSHIQKLAFTVTIYEATERNQNFGQLTEGYIRILAGDSKQEILNYKFNDDLSIETAMVVAEIYRYKSEWKINCIGSGFRGGLAALCDNYGIETV; from the coding sequence ATGATTATTGAAGGTAGTAATAAAAAAATAACGTCTCAAAAGAAACAATATGGGAAATTAACTGTTGAAACCAGCATTAGACCAGAAAATAACTCTGATATAGTAATGGGTGCAAAGCAGCATAAAGTTCAAAATAATGTTCAAAGCGGAAGTAATGAAGGACCTAAAATTACTGCCCAGACTAAAGTGAATGGCAATGCATTGCCACATAAGAACATGGAAAAAAGAAAGCTTGTGGATGCTGGGAAAAGTATTAAGCTGGGAAAAGGACAAAAGCTAAGCATAAATCAAAATGCTAAAAATCTTTCAAAATTAATAGTAACATTAGACTATAATGCAATCGTAAAGGGTCATAATGAGTTTGATTTAGATGTATCAGTATTTATGGTAGATATAAATGATAAAACAGTAGAAAAAGACTTTATTTTTTATGAAAACATGAGGAGTACGTGCGGGGGCATAGTCATTAGTTCGGATCACAATACTTACCTTAAAGATGCTTATAACGAGTGCATCCAGTTGGATTTAAACCTAATACCATCCCACATTCAAAAATTAGCTTTTACTGTTACTATTTATGAAGCTACTGAAAGAAATCAAAACTTTGGACAGTTAACAGAGGGGTATATTAGAATTTTAGCAGGGGACAGTAAACAAGAAATTTTAAACTACAAATTCAATGATGATTTATCTATAGAAACCGCCATGGTAGTAGCTGAGATATACAGATATAAGAGTGAGTGGAAGATTAATTGTATAGGTAGTGGATTTAGAGGAGGCCTGGCCGCACTGTGTGATAATTATGGAATAGAGACGGTTTAG